One Halosegnis longus DNA window includes the following coding sequences:
- a CDS encoding twin-arginine translocase subunit TatC codes for MSGIVDNDVTRGLQSGRETLGSMLSAAQSHLQKVFIVFVVGLIATILFLRNYGWDRMKADLLAEAPEATIVAVTPFDVILLQVKIGLVVGVFLSIPFLIYYSRDALKERGYWPTGVPRWKIALVVAGAVLLLFAGAAYGYLLFFPVVFDFLAANAAAADISPTYSIVKWVQFVFLLSLSFGLAAQLPLAMSGMALSGVVPYETFRDYWKHAIVVLYAAGAIFTPPDPLTQLMWATPLVVLYAFSLGLTRFLVTAQAAGRQVGLKPTARKNWNVLAGVGFLTGAVTFLLGRATFDGQLDGVMRMLESLPYFGPSFAERFPQTLTTDTLFGVDAVVVVAVAAALVAAVAAFAVTVVLMFRALDAVADRSPRVASTGDPADLDLSELDAAGIRAAPPEPFEALTEDEALALASGALDDGDDAKAQAILDRYDEIAEQEEDADTDADGEPAAGTTDDPAPTEPVEAEEEGTGNVVSETGAGMLSAFTADDVDEDDIGGYYHDIAFIASSLRSKAFVLVGTFMVVLAAMFSWLYTGGIGWLKASFLGRLAEGFSAEQVNTVALHPVEALIFEIKLSIVVGAVATIPLLLYFAWPALKERGFASGDRRVLFVWGGSVLATLSAGTVVGFLFVAPRIISWLANDALTASMVIAYRINNFGWMVFFTTVGVGLLFCIPVTMWLFHAGGLVSYQQMRDRWRVVTLAVLTVVAFASPQGVFMMFLLGIPVVGMYFLGLAVLHIVTLGGRRGGSGGRPRAAD; via the coding sequence GTGTCTGGAATCGTCGATAACGATGTCACCCGCGGGCTCCAGAGCGGTCGCGAGACGCTCGGCTCCATGCTGTCGGCCGCACAGAGCCACCTCCAGAAGGTGTTCATCGTCTTCGTCGTCGGCCTCATCGCGACGATTCTGTTCTTGCGCAACTACGGCTGGGACCGGATGAAGGCGGACCTGTTGGCCGAGGCTCCGGAGGCCACCATCGTCGCCGTCACGCCGTTCGACGTGATTCTGTTGCAGGTGAAGATTGGACTCGTCGTCGGCGTGTTCCTGTCGATTCCGTTCCTCATCTACTACTCGCGGGACGCGCTCAAGGAGCGCGGTTACTGGCCGACCGGCGTCCCGCGCTGGAAGATTGCCCTGGTCGTCGCCGGAGCCGTCCTCCTGCTGTTTGCCGGCGCTGCCTACGGCTATCTGCTCTTCTTCCCGGTCGTGTTCGACTTCCTCGCGGCCAACGCCGCCGCGGCCGACATCTCCCCGACCTACTCCATCGTGAAGTGGGTCCAGTTCGTCTTCCTGCTCTCCTTATCCTTCGGGCTCGCGGCCCAGCTCCCGCTCGCCATGTCGGGGATGGCGCTGTCGGGCGTCGTTCCCTACGAGACGTTCCGCGACTACTGGAAACACGCCATCGTCGTGTTGTACGCCGCGGGGGCGATATTCACGCCGCCGGACCCGCTCACGCAGCTGATGTGGGCGACCCCGCTCGTCGTGTTGTACGCCTTCTCGCTCGGGCTCACGCGGTTCCTCGTCACGGCACAGGCCGCCGGGCGACAGGTCGGGCTGAAACCCACGGCCCGGAAGAACTGGAACGTGCTCGCGGGCGTCGGGTTCCTCACCGGCGCGGTGACGTTCCTGCTCGGCCGAGCGACGTTCGACGGCCAACTCGACGGCGTGATGCGCATGCTGGAGTCGCTCCCGTACTTCGGCCCCTCCTTCGCCGAGCGGTTCCCGCAGACGCTGACGACGGATACGCTGTTCGGCGTCGATGCAGTGGTCGTGGTGGCAGTCGCGGCCGCACTCGTCGCGGCCGTCGCCGCCTTCGCCGTCACGGTCGTGTTGATGTTCCGCGCGCTGGACGCGGTCGCCGACCGCTCGCCCCGCGTCGCGAGCACCGGCGACCCGGCCGATCTCGACCTCTCGGAACTCGACGCCGCCGGCATCCGCGCCGCGCCGCCGGAACCGTTCGAGGCCCTCACCGAGGACGAGGCGCTCGCGCTCGCGAGCGGCGCGCTTGACGACGGCGACGACGCGAAAGCGCAGGCGATTCTCGACCGCTACGACGAGATTGCAGAACAGGAAGAGGATGCGGACACGGACGCCGACGGAGAGCCCGCGGCCGGAACGACAGACGACCCAGCTCCGACCGAGCCGGTCGAAGCGGAGGAGGAAGGCACCGGTAACGTCGTCAGCGAGACAGGCGCGGGGATGTTGTCGGCGTTCACGGCCGACGACGTGGACGAGGACGACATCGGCGGCTACTACCACGACATCGCGTTCATCGCCTCCTCGCTGCGGTCGAAGGCGTTCGTCCTCGTCGGGACGTTCATGGTCGTGTTGGCGGCGATGTTCTCGTGGCTCTACACCGGCGGCATCGGCTGGCTGAAGGCCAGCTTCCTCGGGCGGCTTGCGGAGGGCTTTTCGGCCGAGCAGGTGAACACCGTTGCGCTCCACCCGGTCGAGGCGCTCATCTTCGAAATCAAGCTCTCGATTGTGGTCGGCGCGGTCGCGACGATACCGCTACTGCTGTACTTCGCGTGGCCGGCGCTGAAAGAGCGCGGCTTCGCCAGCGGCGACCGCCGCGTCCTGTTCGTGTGGGGCGGGAGCGTCCTCGCCACCCTGTCTGCCGGGACGGTGGTCGGCTTCCTGTTCGTCGCGCCGCGAATCATCTCGTGGCTGGCGAACGACGCGCTCACGGCGTCGATGGTCATCGCCTACCGCATCAACAACTTCGGCTGGATGGTCTTCTTCACCACCGTCGGGGTCGGGCTCCTCTTCTGTATCCCGGTGACGATGTGGCTGTTCCACGCGGGCGGGCTGGTCAGTTACCAGCAGATGCGCGACCGGTGGCGCGTCGTC